Proteins encoded within one genomic window of Ailuropoda melanoleuca isolate Jingjing chromosome 16, ASM200744v2, whole genome shotgun sequence:
- the TARBP2 gene encoding RISC-loading complex subunit TARBP2 isoform X4, with amino-acid sequence MSEEEQGSGTTTGCGLPSPXQMLAANPGKTPISLLQEYGTRIGKTPVYDLLKAEGQAHQPNFTFRVTVGDTSCTGQGPSKKAAKHKAAEVALKHLKGGSMLEPALEDSSSFSPLDSSLPEDIPVFTAAAAASPVPSALPTRSPPMEVQPPVSPQQSECNPVGALQELVVQKGWRLPEYTVTQESGPAHRKEFTMTCRVERFVEIGSGTSKKLAKRNAAAKMLLRVHTVPLDARDGNEAEPDDDHFSIGVGSRLDGLRNRGPGCTWDSLRNSAGEKILSLRSCSSGTLGALGPACCSVLSELSEEQAFHVSYLDIEELSLSGLCQCLVELSTQPATVCHGSAATREAARGEAARRALQYLKIMAGSR; translated from the exons ATGAGTGAAGAGGAGCAGGGCTCCGGCACTACCACGGGCTGCGGGCTGCCCAG cccccNGCAAATGCTGGCAGCCAACCCGGGCAAGACCCCGATCAGCCTTCTGCAGGAGTATGGGACCAGAATAGGGAAGACGCCTGTGTACGACCTTCTCAAAGCCGAGGGCCAAGCCCACCAGCCTAATTTCACCTTCCGGGTCACCGTTGGCGACACCAGCTGCACTG GTCAGGGCcccagcaagaaggcagccaagCACAAGGCAGCTGAGGTGGCCCTCAAACACCTCAAAGGGGGGAGCATGCTGGAGCCGGCCCTGGAGGACAGCAG ttctttttctcccctaGACTCGTCACTGCCTGAGGACATTCCAGTTTTTACTGCTGCAGCGGCCGCTAGTCCTGTTCCATCTGCTCTTCCAACCAG GAGCCCCCCCATGGAGGTGCAGCCCCCTGTCTCCCCTCAGCAGTCTGAGTGCAATCCTGTTGGTGCTCTGCAG GAGCTGGTGGTGCAGAAAGGCTGGCGGTTACCTGAGTACACAGTGACCCAAGAGTCTGGGCCAGCCCACCGCAAAGAGTTTACCATGACCTGCCGAGTGGAGCGTTTCGTTGAGATTG GCAGTGGCACTTCCAAAAAGCTGGCAAAGCGTAATGCGGCGGCCAAAATGCTGCTTCGAGTGCACACGGTGCCTCTGGATGCCCGGGATGGGAATGAGGCAGAGCCCGATGACGATCACTTCTCCATT GGGGTGGGCTCCCGCCTGGATGGACTTCGGAACCGGGGCCCGGGCTGCACCTGGGATTCTCTGCGAAATTCAGCAGGAGAGAAGATCCTGTCTCTCCGCAGCTGCTCTTCGGGCACCTTGGGTGCTCTGGGCCCTGCCTGCTGCAGTGTCCTTAGTGAGCTCTCGGAGGAACAGGCCTTCCATGTCAGCTACCTGGATATTG AGGAACTGAGCCTGAGTGGGCTCTGCCAGTGCCTGGTGGAGCTGTCCACACAGCCAGCTACCGTGTGTCACGGCTCTGCAGCGACCCGAGAGGCGGCCCGCGGGGAGGCTGCTCGCCGCGCCCTGCAGTACCTCAAAATCATGGCGGGCAGCAGGTGA
- the TARBP2 gene encoding RISC-loading complex subunit TARBP2 isoform X2, with the protein MSEEEQGSGTTTGCGLPRYLVFPACLKGGGRGPGSWPPSPWTQARQAGGSLRVNRGWNSWGPECEGFAPVGASRDWIYSPSPTVLARSPPMEVQPPVSPQQSECNPVGALQELVVQKGWRLPEYTVTQESGPAHRKEFTMTCRVERFVEIGSGTSKKLAKRNAAAKMLLRVHTVPLDARDGNEAEPDDDHFSIGVGSRLDGLRNRGPGCTWDSLRNSAGEKILSLRSCSSGTLGALGPACCSVLSELSEEQAFHVSYLDIEELSLSGLCQCLVELSTQPATVCHGSAATREAARGEAARRALQYLKIMAGSR; encoded by the exons ATGAGTGAAGAGGAGCAGGGCTCCGGCACTACCACGGGCTGCGGGCTGCCCAG GTATCTTGTATTTCCTGCCTGCCtgaaggggggaggaaggggtccTGGCTCCTGGCCCCCCAGCCCTTGGACCCAGGCTCGTCAGGCAGGAGGAAGTCTGAGAGTAAACAGAGGATGGAATAGTTGGGGACCAGAATGTGAAGGATTTGCACCAGTTG GTGCTTCCAGGGACTGGATATACagcccctctcccactgtcctggCAAG GAGCCCCCCCATGGAGGTGCAGCCCCCTGTCTCCCCTCAGCAGTCTGAGTGCAATCCTGTTGGTGCTCTGCAG GAGCTGGTGGTGCAGAAAGGCTGGCGGTTACCTGAGTACACAGTGACCCAAGAGTCTGGGCCAGCCCACCGCAAAGAGTTTACCATGACCTGCCGAGTGGAGCGTTTCGTTGAGATTG GCAGTGGCACTTCCAAAAAGCTGGCAAAGCGTAATGCGGCGGCCAAAATGCTGCTTCGAGTGCACACGGTGCCTCTGGATGCCCGGGATGGGAATGAGGCAGAGCCCGATGACGATCACTTCTCCATT GGGGTGGGCTCCCGCCTGGATGGACTTCGGAACCGGGGCCCGGGCTGCACCTGGGATTCTCTGCGAAATTCAGCAGGAGAGAAGATCCTGTCTCTCCGCAGCTGCTCTTCGGGCACCTTGGGTGCTCTGGGCCCTGCCTGCTGCAGTGTCCTTAGTGAGCTCTCGGAGGAACAGGCCTTCCATGTCAGCTACCTGGATATTG AGGAACTGAGCCTGAGTGGGCTCTGCCAGTGCCTGGTGGAGCTGTCCACACAGCCAGCTACCGTGTGTCACGGCTCTGCAGCGACCCGAGAGGCGGCCCGCGGGGAGGCTGCTCGCCGCGCCCTGCAGTACCTCAAAATCATGGCGGGCAGCAGGTGA
- the TARBP2 gene encoding RISC-loading complex subunit TARBP2 isoform X1: protein MLAANPGKTPISLLQEYGTRIGKTPVYDLLKAEGQAHQPNFTFRVTVGDTSCTGQGPSKKAAKHKAAEVALKHLKGGSMLEPALEDSRYLVFPACLKGGGRGPGSWPPSPWTQARQAGGSLRVNRGWNSWGPECEGFAPVGASRDWIYSPSPTVLARSPPMEVQPPVSPQQSECNPVGALQELVVQKGWRLPEYTVTQESGPAHRKEFTMTCRVERFVEIGSGTSKKLAKRNAAAKMLLRVHTVPLDARDGNEAEPDDDHFSIGVGSRLDGLRNRGPGCTWDSLRNSAGEKILSLRSCSSGTLGALGPACCSVLSELSEEQAFHVSYLDIEELSLSGLCQCLVELSTQPATVCHGSAATREAARGEAARRALQYLKIMAGSR, encoded by the exons ATGCTGGCAGCCAACCCGGGCAAGACCCCGATCAGCCTTCTGCAGGAGTATGGGACCAGAATAGGGAAGACGCCTGTGTACGACCTTCTCAAAGCCGAGGGCCAAGCCCACCAGCCTAATTTCACCTTCCGGGTCACCGTTGGCGACACCAGCTGCACTG GTCAGGGCcccagcaagaaggcagccaagCACAAGGCAGCTGAGGTGGCCCTCAAACACCTCAAAGGGGGGAGCATGCTGGAGCCGGCCCTGGAGGACAGCAG GTATCTTGTATTTCCTGCCTGCCtgaaggggggaggaaggggtccTGGCTCCTGGCCCCCCAGCCCTTGGACCCAGGCTCGTCAGGCAGGAGGAAGTCTGAGAGTAAACAGAGGATGGAATAGTTGGGGACCAGAATGTGAAGGATTTGCACCAGTTG GTGCTTCCAGGGACTGGATATACagcccctctcccactgtcctggCAAG GAGCCCCCCCATGGAGGTGCAGCCCCCTGTCTCCCCTCAGCAGTCTGAGTGCAATCCTGTTGGTGCTCTGCAG GAGCTGGTGGTGCAGAAAGGCTGGCGGTTACCTGAGTACACAGTGACCCAAGAGTCTGGGCCAGCCCACCGCAAAGAGTTTACCATGACCTGCCGAGTGGAGCGTTTCGTTGAGATTG GCAGTGGCACTTCCAAAAAGCTGGCAAAGCGTAATGCGGCGGCCAAAATGCTGCTTCGAGTGCACACGGTGCCTCTGGATGCCCGGGATGGGAATGAGGCAGAGCCCGATGACGATCACTTCTCCATT GGGGTGGGCTCCCGCCTGGATGGACTTCGGAACCGGGGCCCGGGCTGCACCTGGGATTCTCTGCGAAATTCAGCAGGAGAGAAGATCCTGTCTCTCCGCAGCTGCTCTTCGGGCACCTTGGGTGCTCTGGGCCCTGCCTGCTGCAGTGTCCTTAGTGAGCTCTCGGAGGAACAGGCCTTCCATGTCAGCTACCTGGATATTG AGGAACTGAGCCTGAGTGGGCTCTGCCAGTGCCTGGTGGAGCTGTCCACACAGCCAGCTACCGTGTGTCACGGCTCTGCAGCGACCCGAGAGGCGGCCCGCGGGGAGGCTGCTCGCCGCGCCCTGCAGTACCTCAAAATCATGGCGGGCAGCAGGTGA
- the TARBP2 gene encoding RISC-loading complex subunit TARBP2 isoform X3 yields the protein MLAANPGKTPISLLQEYGTRIGKTPVYDLLKAEGQAHQPNFTFRVTVGDTSCTDSSLPEDIPVFTAAAAASPVPSALPTRSPPMEVQPPVSPQQSECNPVGALQELVVQKGWRLPEYTVTQESGPAHRKEFTMTCRVERFVEIGSGTSKKLAKRNAAAKMLLRVHTVPLDARDGNEAEPDDDHFSIGVGSRLDGLRNRGPGCTWDSLRNSAGEKILSLRSCSSGTLGALGPACCSVLSELSEEQAFHVSYLDIEELSLSGLCQCLVELSTQPATVCHGSAATREAARGEAARRALQYLKIMAGSR from the exons ATGCTGGCAGCCAACCCGGGCAAGACCCCGATCAGCCTTCTGCAGGAGTATGGGACCAGAATAGGGAAGACGCCTGTGTACGACCTTCTCAAAGCCGAGGGCCAAGCCCACCAGCCTAATTTCACCTTCCGGGTCACCGTTGGCGACACCAGCTGCACTG ACTCGTCACTGCCTGAGGACATTCCAGTTTTTACTGCTGCAGCGGCCGCTAGTCCTGTTCCATCTGCTCTTCCAACCAG GAGCCCCCCCATGGAGGTGCAGCCCCCTGTCTCCCCTCAGCAGTCTGAGTGCAATCCTGTTGGTGCTCTGCAG GAGCTGGTGGTGCAGAAAGGCTGGCGGTTACCTGAGTACACAGTGACCCAAGAGTCTGGGCCAGCCCACCGCAAAGAGTTTACCATGACCTGCCGAGTGGAGCGTTTCGTTGAGATTG GCAGTGGCACTTCCAAAAAGCTGGCAAAGCGTAATGCGGCGGCCAAAATGCTGCTTCGAGTGCACACGGTGCCTCTGGATGCCCGGGATGGGAATGAGGCAGAGCCCGATGACGATCACTTCTCCATT GGGGTGGGCTCCCGCCTGGATGGACTTCGGAACCGGGGCCCGGGCTGCACCTGGGATTCTCTGCGAAATTCAGCAGGAGAGAAGATCCTGTCTCTCCGCAGCTGCTCTTCGGGCACCTTGGGTGCTCTGGGCCCTGCCTGCTGCAGTGTCCTTAGTGAGCTCTCGGAGGAACAGGCCTTCCATGTCAGCTACCTGGATATTG AGGAACTGAGCCTGAGTGGGCTCTGCCAGTGCCTGGTGGAGCTGTCCACACAGCCAGCTACCGTGTGTCACGGCTCTGCAGCGACCCGAGAGGCGGCCCGCGGGGAGGCTGCTCGCCGCGCCCTGCAGTACCTCAAAATCATGGCGGGCAGCAGGTGA
- the NPFF gene encoding pro-FMRFamide-related neuropeptide FF, with protein sequence MDSRRAAELLLLLLLADLGCAGGPGHGDGGDLIFMEEDSRRHPPQETQTPGSLLRSLLRAMQRPSRTPAFLFQPQRFGRTARGSWSSERLSPRVGEGLSSPFWSLAAPQRFGKK encoded by the exons ATGGATTCCAGGCGGGCCgcagagctgctgctgctgctgctgctagcGGATCTGGGCTGTGCTGGAGGACCAGGGCACGGAGACGGAGGAGACCTGATCTTCATG GAGGAAGACAGCAGACGCCACCCACCGCAGGAGACCCAGACCCCTGGGTCACTCTTGCGCTCCCTGCTTCGGGCCATGCAGAGACCCAGCCGGACCCCAGCCTTTCTGTTTCAGCCCCAGAG GTTTGGCAGAACCGCCCGGGGCTCCTGGAGCAGCGAACGGCTGAGTCCCCGAGTTGGGGAGGGGCTCAGCTCCCCCTTCTGGAGCCTGGCTGCCCCTCAACGCTTTGGGAAGAAGTGA